The Aspergillus nidulans FGSC A4 chromosome VII nucleotide sequence TTGGCTTTTCTTCATTATCAGATaattcttttttttctcttttctttctttctttctttctttttttcccgtTCAAATCTAGGACGATATAATCATTGCAAAATAGTTAAAAAGTAGTTAGTGACTTACTCTCACCCAAGATACGGGTGTGAATTAAAAAGCGTCACGGCTGAGCTCTCATGTTCATATATATACAGGCCGTTATCGTACCCCGTACGAACTGTTCAGCCTGCTCGAGAGTCAATGTCTGGTACTGTCATATATGCGCCGAATGGCGATTGAGCCCTAAGGAACTGCCATTGTACGAAAGGAGATAAAAATAGACAAGTAGTAGTGTATACAGATCGTCCCAGACAATGGTCTCCTGGGTTTCTTCGGGCTGAATTCTGCAGAGATCCTAAGAGCTGGGCTATCCGGTACTCCGTACGGGTATCGTAGCTGGTAATACTCACCTCTGGTCCGGAGATTAGCCGTGCATATCCTTATGagccaagaagaatgatgcCGTAACGTTAGCTAACTATAACGTGGTTACAGGTCAGTGTGAGACTGACTAATCTAATCTGATAAGATCGCCAACTGAAACTTTTCTCTGTGGTAACCTCCAATTCTGCTCAATCCACTCCTCAGCCGCTCATGCATATCGCAACGATAATTATAGTTGTGGGAAAGACGTCCACTTGATTTAGTTATATAAGTGAGAACGTGGATCTGAAACAGCTAGCCTGTCGGTTAAGAATGGTTTACCAAGACAAGTACCCCGAGCTGCAGTACAATATCTCTCCGTCGGGtacctttcttcttcgcatTGTCATGGCTATGCTGTATACCAAACTGTCAATCGGTTTGTTTCTTGACAGGACCAAGACAGCTTGGTGCGGGTCAACTTGGGAGGATCTCAATAATGAGTAGATGTGGTTGTGCCTGTACTCATCCCGACTGGAGTGCAGGAGCAAGGGCCGGGGCCGGGTATGGGCAGCTAAGAGTATGTTGTTTGACTGTTGGGCATTACTCTAGACCTATTCCCAGTTTAGCGGTCAATTAATAGTCTATCTTGGACATCTTTTCAGTCTCCACCAGCCTCTCAGACGCTATTGTCCAGCAATCTACATGAGACCAAAGGATCACCTTAGTGGCGGTAAGCTGCTAATTCAACGTCTATTGGGAGAAAATTGAAGGCTACGAGGCAGAGATCATTTCGGAATATGTCTTCTATCTCGAGCGAGGTTCTTGAACAAGCCCTACGCATCCCTTCATCTTTGTCTACTTCCATAGACTATGTACCTGCTAGGGATAGTTCGTCAATCTTAGTGTGATTGATATCAATATAGCAACCGTCACCCGCAGGTCTCTGTGAGGATCTGAGATTCCGGCTCAACTTGATTAGGGTGGATCTTGATCTATTTCCGTAGGATACACCTAGCTAGAGACAAAGCGGTCACCAGGTTAGGCCTCTCACGGAAGAGCTTAGCATTCAGGAATCCCCCCACAGTGGGGATGTACAGTGATCCTCGTGATCGAGTTAGGTGattgctcctcttcaatatcaaGGTGCTGACACTGGCCCATTTGTGGATTGGGTCGCGATTCGGTCAGTACTAGTACTTATATAGTCTGCGCGGATAGCGTGGGTACATTGCACGGACAACCACCGAGCTTAAGAGTCATAGACGCCCAATACTAGGTCCGGATAGAGTCATTCCTTATTCTAGATCTGCCAAGGCTTCTGTCCACTCAGAAAGGGCAGTGGACTCGGAAACTAGTTTACAGACCGGTTCGCAGGGCATTTTGTCCTAACCACAGGGAGGAGATGAGCCGGTTTCCTGACAATCAGATGACTTTTTGCGAATACGAGAAGTCGTGACTGTTCATCGTATGGCTGTTCCTGCATGTTGTTCATCTGCAGTTAGCTCGAGAAGCGTCGAGATACTGGACGTAGCCGATAGCGGGTCTAAATATGAACTCTTAGAAGTTGCAGTATAAAAGCAGATGAAAATATCCTAGCTAGACAATTAATATTCCACCACTTTCTCTGTACTCTGAGATTCTTTTTCATCAGAGAATCTAGTTCCCGTAGTATCGGTATGTCTCTTTGTTCTGTTCTGCGGATTATCAACAACCAACTGACATGTCCACGAAGACCAAGTTGGCAGATATGCTTGGCTTTCGATCTTCCTTGGGCGCTGCTACGCTGTTTCTGCTAGTCCGGAACTCTGGCCCATCGCTGGTATAACTGGCAGGTCGACATCACCTGCGAAGCCGATGGCATCTTTGTCCCGGAGGACGAGCCAGACCTCGTCCGCTTCGTCAAGGCCCAGCACGCCAAAAAGACCATGCTTAGGCCAGGTGGCAACGGCCACGGGTTCGGCAACCTCACGACCTGCGTCAATGTCGGGGAGACCGAGCGAGACTCGTACATCCTCAGCCTGACAAACCTCAAGCACATGCAAGTgaacagaaacaacagcACCCGGCCCTGCACGAACACGGCCTGCAGGTGCAGAACGTCGGCAGCGAAAAGGTGCAGAACTACATTGGTGCTGCCACTACAGGCACGCACGGCACGGGcaagcagaaccagaaccTGGCTACCCAGATAATGGGCCTCCGTGTCCTTGGTGCCCGCGGCAATGTCCATCTCGTCAATAagcaacaaaaccccgacCTCCCAAAAGCCTTTTGCGTCTCGATCGGCGCCCTGGGCATTATCACTGAAGTCACCCTGAATGCCGAGTCCCTCTCATACATGAAACGCACCTCAAAAGTCATCCAGGCCTCCGAGAATATCACCGAGTTGTACGCCCAGATTGCCGAAATCGGCGCCAAATACCAGCAGGTCAATATTATTGGGCCCAATCTCGACTGGAATGCCGACAGACAGGACCTCGTGCTCAAGCCCGAACTCACCCTCGTCTACTGGGAAGACACCAGCTACGGCGCCGTCCAGAACTGCTCCGATTTCTGCGCCAATGACTGCGGCCTCTGTGACCGCGACTACCACTGCTACGACTATAAGATGAACGCGATCGCAACGCCTCCCGGGAGTCTGCTACCGCGGCTTCATGGGGCAGTTCGAGCACATTGTGCCCATCGAACACCTCGCCGACACGGGAATCGATTATCTCACCCACGCAAAGTCCCAGGCTGAACGTATGCGTCTGTACCAGgatgtcgacgtcgacgGCGAGTCCCGCACCGGATACCGCAGCGACGATGTCACGGTGATCACCCGTGATCACCCGCCTTATCAAGGGCGACAATACCTGGTTCTCTCCGCTAAACACGTACGGGCTGCCTCCCAACGCAAGCGGCGTCTTCGCGGCCCTCAAGTACTCCTGGATTCCCTCGTACAACAACTTCACCATGCAGTGGTTTCACCAGGAACTGGCGAGCGAGTTTATCCCGCTGTTTGGGGAGAAGTATGATGTCCGTCCGCACTGGAAAAAATGATCTTTCATAACGAGACGTATATCCAGACGATCTTTCCGATAATGGATAACTGGCTTAAGctccaggagaagatggatcCCAATTGCCAGTTTGTCAATGAAATATTCTTTCAGCTCGTTGGGGATAAAGCGGTGCGAGACGGTGTTTAACTGATTCTCTCATGACTCTGATTGGTGATAAGTTGCTGTTGCGGTCTCTACTTGTTGCATAGATTTAGACTTAGACCCCCAGGCTAGCAGCTGAGTGCGAGAGCACTGAACATAAATGGTTTTTATTGTCATAAATTTCTTGCTCTCAGTGCATCCGGCCGGTCACAGTGCTTGGGACGAGCTCTAATATAAGAAATACCACCGATAGCGAGCCTGAAAACATAAATATCAATACCATGATGCTCgactgcagcggcagcatcaCCGAGGTACGCTGCTAATAACGCAGTTGGACCTTTTGTCAGTATATCACACCCAGCACGTCTAAAAATTTGCCTCTGAGTATAAGGACAGCAGCCACTTTTGTAGTTCCTATATAATATCGGCGGGGTAGgggatgagattgatggaGGATGCGGCCTGCTGATGGTGAATGAAAACGGAAGTATAATACTCTCTACATTATATCTTGGGGAGACCTCATTCTCAATCTGATTCGTCATAGCTCAGACATTTACCATTATTGATAGATTGCGCCCTTCGGAAAGGTTGCTGAGCACTAGTATAATATACACACTCCCTCTCCTAGCGCAGTACTACTGCGCTCAAGACATGACAGGGTCCTTGAATGGATACCCACTCACTCCCTCAAAGCAGCATAAGCCTGCAAGAGCCCCATAATGGCGACAACAGCTCCATTCTTGCTGACGCCACCCTTGAAGTACCCCACTGAGCTCCCCAGCATGGAAGCGGCCATGATGACAGCAGCGATCTTGTTGATTGGGTTTTTGAGCTGCTCTGGAGCTTGGGACCAGTTGTAGTTGAGCAATGCTGGACATTGTTTAGCCGACGAGTTTATTAAACGGGGCAATTGCGAGAAAAGTctgagagaagaaaaaagagtgATTACCGTTCACCAGGAAAAAGGCGCTCCCCTGGTACCAGCCGACCCGGGCACAGGTGTCGGCGTTAGCCGGCAAGGCGCGGAATTGCGGGGAAGATTGCCATTCTTTGGCGCCGAGCTGTCGCTGCATTAGAGAAAGCTTTCATAGGATTTGTACGTGTAGGATACTGTAAGGACGAAGGATAGTTAGGGTGGCCGGGGATGGGCATACCACGTGTCCGACGGAGATCAGCAGCCAGCCGACGCTGGTGGCTTTGAGGGCTGTAGGCATATTGATGTCGCTATGGAGTTACAAAGTGAGATGGTAATAAGTAATGTATTGATAAGGTAGATGCAGATGTAGATGGACCTGggtgttaagggacgtatttagatggatcttcctatctagacgtgccgtacgtacaagaaggaatcgctaaagaagaaatgagaaagaaggattgttgttgcaaggaagtcttgtaggtggctcaccgccttcaggacagcgcaggccttggccgagtcactaaggtctaaggtccttgtataggcaaaggacccataacagtacccccccctccctctatgtaggaagtacaggtcacagggtaggtcatgttgctttagcctttatatatgcatctctgtttagtgagccgtcctgaagtctatattgtttcgtacgatccagccactcatccagagcttgtacttcctccaaagctgtggcagcttcccaggttggctgagcatagcctgaccatttcactaggtattccagccgNNNNNNNNNNNNNNNNNNNNNNNNNNNNNNNNNNNNNNNNNNNNNNNNNNNNNNNNNNNNNNNNNNNNNNNNNNNNNNNNNNNNNNNNNNNNNNNNNNNNttctggttatcatcccaattaatccctccagcattaagaagttcttcgtcaaattcattcaagaactcttcaaagtcacgtttcccttgcttcattgtattcactcgtacaagagcctttctctgtcggtcagggtcaccaaaggccttgtctagtaccgcggagaattctgcccatagcacgggagtctcagatttctggcgagccaagagccatggtagtacacgctggctggcttttcctctcaggcggctgtaggcatagtaaacttgttcctcctctgtagggtagcaggcggcgtcgattgcaaacttcgtacgaaggttcatctggaaaggagggtagtccttagggtcttctccagtaaagggttcgacatccgggtgacgaggacggggatagcttcgttcgtagggggtgggcgttgcggatgtaactgtagtggtaactggtggatggtttctcagttgcgagttccgtacggcctgtagttccgcccgtaagctgttattctcttcttggagctgttgtttctgagtccgcatctctgtacggagctcctggagctgctgtagcaacaatgcgacgctttcttcttccattgtcatagtaaaaggtctcctcatactattattgagattggtcagcgattcctaatgttaagggacgtatttagatggatcttcctatctagacgtgccgtacgtacaagaaggaatcgctaaagaagaaatgagaaagaaggattgttgttgcaaggaagtcttgtaggtggctcaccgccttcaggacagcgcaggccttggccgagtcactaaggtctaaggtccttgtataggcaaaggacccataacactGGGGAATGCAGGTTCAGAGTCCAAGGTTAAGAATAGGGTCGTGCCAATCTCCACCTCGGCCCCAACAACGACAACCTCGGCGGTCCACTTTACTTACCCCATGGAGCTAGTTGCCTTTCGTTCCTCCTCATACCATATGATAGTGCAATGAACATGGCTTCCCTGTCAATATTGACGAGATCTTTGGCCTGGACCTAAGAGATGATGACATGACAGCCAGGCTGGGTCCGTGGTAGTTCGTTCATTTAGTTTTAGTGGCTTTAGTGAGGTAGTTGAGAGAAAAAGATTGATATACGCCGTACATACATAGATATCGATCTACCGAGTAATTATAAAGCCATGTCTACCATGGCAGCGCTTGCCCAAGACTAAACACCTTAATCAGCAACAGAGCAAAAACTAACTTGAAGAAAGTCACAGCCTTATTCTTCATCGTGATTTTCATCGTCGACTGCTGCTTCGTCGCCGCTGTTTGCTTGATCTGCATCCTGAGCCAAGCGATCCTTTCCAGACCAGCCTCTAATGGTAGGCGCCGAGTACAAGTCACGGTCAGACTTTGACTATATGCTTTGCATTCCCCATGCCCGTCAAGGTTCGCACCAAAAGCGGATTGTTGGGTGAAGTCATTTTCTTTCTAGTGTTGGTGACCGCTAGACCGATTTTGCTGGTATCAAAAAAGAGGAACTAAGAACTCCTGGCTGAGCGCCTTGCTTAGACTTGATGTCCTCGtccagctgctgctcatTTTCGTAGCATGTCTGGACACTCCTCTCCCCGGTTCTGATATTTATGAAGCTCGCCAAGCCATGATGATTTCCCCCGCGCGACAGGGATACCTGGAAACCCTGGTGGTGCTCTGCGTTTCGGTTCATTCCCTTTGCAGTACCATCTGCGCCATGTCATGGGAGGCCAGAAGAACAAGTCCCGTAGTCCATACGGGAGCATCCGCTTCACTACACGAGTGCCGTAGTTCAGGGTCCGCTGCTGCTTGCTTTTGTGGGAGCTAGAAGTACCCCGACCGCTTGGTTCTTCTGCAGTGGTAGGCTGTGCGGTTGGAGGTAGGAGGGAGTATGTGGCATTGATAACTCACCATCAGCCATCAATATCGGAATGAGTTTCTGAGAGGATAATCATGCTTTGAAAGGCTGATATGAGAGCCGATCATGGCCTcatgaaagagaagagagagagggggggagagagagagaacaCAAATGTACATTTAAGGGAGCGTAATTCTGAGCGGCTATCAGGTTACCCAGGTGGTATGTATCCCACCCAAATGGGGAAGGGGGTAAACCCCACGTGACGCACTTTCATCGATTCCTTTATTGAAGTCAAGTCCCATCACTTTCCATTCTTCTCTATTCAGCTCGTGCAGGCGCTGGCAGCATCAGCTTCTTTTTGAGCACCACGTCCTGACACAAATACGTCACCAACTCTTTAAGCACTCTGATTTTGTCTTGTCCGCTGCTCGCCTTGTCCAGCTCGCTACCTTTGTTGCGAAAAATGCCCCAAACTGGGACGatcttcttgtcctccttcCAATCGAGCCACCGGTTGATGCTGCTAAACGCTTTGCGCATATTGGTATGTTCTCGCAGAGCTTGCGCCCAAACTTTGTATTCATCGCCAGCCCCGCTTGAATGTAGGCACTGACAACAATACATGATAAGAGATGCTAGACCAGCGGCAAGCGCCGTCGAGACCGATGAGCCATTGTGGTAGACAACGGGCTTTGCTGATTGCGGCCTCTGCTCCTCGGCCACCTGGTTGCCTGGCAGGTAGTACGTGATGGAGTTCTCGCTACCCGAACCTGGGTCTCGGTTCGCAAGAGGCCCCGTTGAGCCGATACAGAGAATCTGCCCGGAGGCTTCACTGTACGGGAGAGTATTATCTCCTACAAGACGGATATCGTCAGCTGCGGAGCAGATCAAGAGTCgtttgttgttcttgacggcTTCTGCGATTGCTGTtcggaggagctgaaggtcATTCTGCTCCGCGTGCTTCTTGTTGCCCTCTGCATCAGACATGTTCTCCGAAATCAGAGACAACCGGTATTCTAAGTCGGTTATGGTCCAAGACATGGAGATAATGTCGGCACCGTGCATTACTGCCGCGTTGATGGCGTCCGCGGCGCTCTTTGCGTTGATGCTACGCGCCCTGTCACCATGTATGAACGATGGCCTGCTCTCGATCTTGATCACGTCAAGGCGTACCCACGGATTAATCCGGCTGATCATGTTGGCCATTACAGTTCCATGCCCCTCAGTGGATTTCCACCAAGCGTCCCCGTCGCAACAACTTACACCGGTATACTGGGTTGTGTTGTTGTAGGTGTTGAAATCGTCGAGGTCAATCCCATCATCGATCAAGGCCACCTTTCCACCATTAGCCAGATTACAAACGATAATAtttttgtttcttctttggaTCACTTACCCGAATCCTTGGGGGCTGATTTAGCAGTTTGGTATCATGGAGCCCCTTCAGTGCATCTCGAAATTTTACCATCGCTTCAATCCATGCGTCCGAACGTGGCTTTTCAAACTGCTCTCCAAGAAGTGTATCTCGGTCGCCATCGATCATCGTACTGACAACGGCACCTCGTAACAACGTTTTGGACGTAACTTGCACTTTGCCTTTTGTTCTCTCGTCGATCGAAGTACGAAACTTACGGATCATGGCTTCTCTGCGCGCCGTATTCTCTAAACCCTTAACGATCCTAAGCCTGCTGTCCCAGGATATGTGGATTCGTCACGTACCTGATATGCGTGAAGGGTAATTTTGGACAACAGTGATCTTGGGTTCCTGCACATAAGCGGGATCCCATCCTCACTGCTTGCCCAGCCGTGAAGGACAGCCTGGTTTCCACTCCAATGAAGATGAATATGTTCCACTAACGGCGCCGCATGGTTGATGACATCCAAATTTATGTCTGGCTTGCGCCAATCCCTGCGATTGTCAAAATCAGCTCGGACACAACAACAGGAGCATTGGTTACTCCATACCATTCTGCTATTTCGAGCGACTCCCTGCGTTCTCCACTGGAATAAGGAGTGTATCCCCTAATGGCCTGTTCAATGGCCGTATCTGTATGTGCCCATTCATCGGCAttatcctcaacctcaagccGTAGGATTCTGCGAACATTCACATCAACCAGTTTGTTAAACACCTTGACTAGAGTGTCTCGCCCTCTGGGTTGTCTGTCAAGAGGACCTCTGTTGAGTTGTCTTTTCTCATTTGCGACATTCGGTCTCTGGCCTTTCGGCCCATTCTGTGTTTCGGACGCCAGTTTGGGAATCCTTACGTATGAGAGGGTGTCTTCGAACCCTCCGGCCTTGGAAACTTTGTCAATTAGGCGGACGACATCATCGACATTTTTGCCACGGAAATGACTAGCATCAAAAAAGAGATTCCTGTCTGCGAACAAAAATGCGCGTTAAACCTTCCGAGTCACACAGGCCAACATCCATAATGCATGGGCTCACCTGAAGCAATCTTTCCGTACAATAGGTCTTTTGCATCTCTGTCACTAGTGCTCTGAATGAAGAAGCATTTCACGAATGCCAGAATATCagctgctgctttcctcTGCTCTTTTCCCGGCCACGACTCAGTTTCTGCGGCAACGCCGGATCTTAAACCATCCGACTTCGCAGGTTTCGCTTGTTTTGCGTCCGGCACAGATCTTTGCTGGGCCTCATTTTCTGTGGGATCAAGGTTAGCCGTGGGCCTTCGAGACAGTGATCCATTTTTCGGCTCTCCGAggctcttttccttttccgGAAAGACTGAAGGAGCTGAGAGATGCAGGGGTTCGCGCGCCGTCTTTTGAGCAGCTTTTGGAAGGGTAGGTGTCTTTGTAGAAATGGCTGACTGCGAAGACTCTTCCTTCAATCTGAGTGTAGCTCGGCTCAAATGCTCTCCGACTGTGGGTTTCAGCGTATTCTTTTTCGGATCCCGGCGATCTTCCTTGGTCGGTTCCTTTGATTTTGACTTCGCTTCCCTTTCCTTCGGTGGCTgagccttctgcttcttgagTTCCTCTTGCTTTTTAAGTTCCTCGATGCCGGCCTCGACGAGAAAGTAAAAGCGATAAGGAGAACGATGACGACAATTGAACAGTACatctggcttcttcatcgcagGCTCAGCTTTGCTTAGGAGCGTTCGAATGACATCTTCGTATCTATGGTCATGCCCGTCAAATCGGTACTCGCCACCAATGTGGCATAGTCTGTAATCCATGGCATAGTGGATTGGTGTGTTCCCAAGGGCATCTTTTGCGGTGACAATCTCGCTATCTGCATATTCCAGCAGTTTTGTGATCATTGACATAGTCGATATGAACTTGTCAGACTTTTTGTTGGTCCATGGCATTACTGCAATCAGTGTCTCTTTGAAGGCATAATGAAGGCAGTTCATCTCATCCACGTTTGTTGCCATGAGCAGACTTCGAAGCATatcatgacgatgatcgATAATGAACTGGATAAAGTCGGTTGTGTAATAGCTTATGGCAACCTTGAGGATAGGTTCGTCTTGTCCATTCGTGTGTTCGATACGCTGATCAagcagaaagagaacgaTCTGCTGGCGTGTCGCCATGGGAAGCTCTCTAAACTCGCCGTTCGCCCAGTTCTCGGCCATCCTATGGAGGAAGGTCGGCCTTCCTTTGTTCTTCTCATCATGATACGCCAGCGCTAGTTTGTCTGCTTCATCTAAGCTTTCCCAGTCCTCTTGACCTGTCTCAAGGACATGTACCACCTGTGTCCAGTGCCTCGAACGAGATTCAGGTTCCTCGTCAGGTTGCAAGGGCCCGATGAACAAGCCCTTAAAATCCTCTGCCAAACTAACAGCCATCACTATGGGAATTTGGTCGCTGGGGGTATTATACAGTTTATTCAGCAGGTGCTTGTCTTGCCGGATGTGAAAAAATGGTTCACCCACTCAGGTGTTATTTTCGTCTCGAGAGACCCTTCTCTGTTGTGCCCAGACGCTTAGAGCAGAATCCCGAGGATAAATCCTTGAACGAGTCAGCATGATCATGGGATCGACCATACGCTTCAAGATATCACTTCATCGATTGGACATACGGCTGGGGTGTTCTATTAAACCAAGTTTTTGATGGTACCGGccgtgcagctgcagcctttgGCGCGAACAGATAGTGGCTGGCCCAATACTCACATAGCGACATAAAACGACATTTTTCGATTCTCCAGGATCCTGTTATTCTTTCTGTTGTATATTGCTTATTTTCCATTACACTAAGAATCGGAAACGACGGAATCAGCAATGCCAACGTTCAACCTATAGGTGCAAATACTCGATTCTCTTAATCATGCTAAAGCCTTGCGCACTGCTTCCGACCCCGCATTTCACTTGGTTTCACTGGGCTTGGATAGTTTTATTGCCCCGCGATACTCGTTGTACATGGTACAGTCCCATGCTTCGTCCAAGTTGGTGGCCGCCAGGTTATCCCTGTCTATCTTTAATTTGCCTTCTAGGAGGTCGACAGGTGGTTCTTCTACATTAAAATAAATAGGGTCGTCCGGATCTCTTGTCGAAAACAAGGTAGCCATCACAGTCTTGAAGTTGGGCGTGACAGAGATGGTCGGGACACAGACAAAGTCCTGGTTATCGTCTCTTTCGAGAAGAATGCACACCGTAAGCGTAGATGGAATACCGTCTTTTTGGGATTTGTTCTCGGACAGCGTGAAGCGAGCTTCATAGTAATCGCCCCAGTCTTGTGGTCGGTCCCCTGTGACAATGGTGTGGTAATTGGCAATCTTTTCAACAGAATGCTCTACGCCAACCTCAGCCCCAACAGCCTGCATCGCAGCGCCGTTGACGCCTGCCCATATGCCATGGCCTTCTACCTGCTCTGTCTTTTGCATTTTG carries:
- a CDS encoding S8 family peptidase (transcript_id=CADANIAT00008877); the encoded protein is MDEDELWLSEEVEDDEDEDFADPCSFTMTLTYQGPPGDILTEQIWEEFRIRNQPGERQRPHVSAFRAGPRKKPAFTVSCNAKAIIHGEMGGKSSKKATLLVYEFMFRSYRGARLKEADILFEFKPHPRGTGRISVAKVRPDGVHKMQKTEQVEGHGIWAGVNGAAMQAVGAEVGVEHSVEKIANYHTIVTGDRPQDWGDYYEARFTLSENKSQKDGIPSTLTVCILLERDDNQDFVCVPTISVTPNFKTVMATLFSTRDPDDPIYFNVEEPPVDLLEGKLKIDRDNLAATNLDEAWDCTMILENRKMSFYVAITPQPDQIPIVMAVSLAEDFKGLFIGPLQPDEEPESRSRHWTQVVHVLETGQEDWESLDEADKLALAYHDEKNKGRPTFLHRMAENWANGEFRELPMATRQQIVLFLLDQRIEHTNGQDEPILKVAISYYTTDFIQFIIDHRHDMLRSLLMATNVDEMNCLHYAFKETLIAVMPWTNKKSDKFISTMSMITKLLEYADSEIVTAKDALGNTPIHYAMDYRLCHIGGEYRFDGHDHRYEDVIRTLLSKAEPAMKKPDVLFNCRHRSPYRFYFLVEAGIEELKKQEELKKQKAQPPKEREAKSKSKEPTKEDRRDPKKNTLKPTVGEHLSRATLRLKEESSQSAISTKTPTLPKAAQKTAREPLHLSAPSVFPEKEKSLGEPKNGSLSRRPTANLDPTENEAQQRSVPDAKQAKPAKSDGLRSGVAAETESWPGKEQRKAAADILAFVKCFFIQSTSDRDAKDLLYGKIASDRNLFFDASHFRGKNVDDVVRLIDKVSKAGGFEDTLSYVRIPKLASETQNGPKGQRPNVANEKRQLNRGPLDRQPRGRDTLVKVFNKLVDVNVRRILRLEVEDNADEWAHTDTAIEQAIRGYTPYSSGERRESLEIAEWDWRKPDINLDVINHAAPLVEHIHLHWSGNQAVLHGWASSEDGIPLMCRNPRSLLSKITLHAYQRSHDPTMIDGDRDTLLGEQFEKPRSDAWIEAMVKFRDALKGLHDTKLLNQPPRIRVALIDDGIDLDDFNTYNNTTQYTGVSCCDGDAWWKSTEGHGTVMANMISRINPWVRLDVIKIESRPSFIHGDRARSINAKSAADAINAAVMHGADIISMSWTITDLEYRLSLISENMSDAEGNKKHAEQNDLQLLRTAIAEAVKNNKRLLICSAADDIRLVGDNTLPYSEASGQILCIGSTGPLANRDPGSGSENSITYYLPGNQVAEEQRPQSAKPVVYHNGSSVSTALAAGLASLIMYCCQCLHSSGAGDEYKVWAQALREHTNMRKAFSSINRWLDWKEDKKIVPVWGIFRNKGSELDKASSGQDKIRVLKELVTYLCQDVVLKKKLMLPAPARAE
- a CDS encoding uncharacterized protein (submitted as non-partial;~transcript_id=CADANIAT00008876), with protein sequence LSDSAKACAVLKAVSHLQDFLATTILLSHFFFSDSFFMRRPFTMTMEEESVALLLQQLQELRTEMRTQKQQLQEENNSLRAELQAVRNSQLRNHPPVTTTVTSATPTPYERSYPRPRHPDVEPFTGEDPKDYPPFQMNLRTKFAIDAACYPTEEEQVYYAYSRLRGKASQRVLPWLLARQKSETPVLWAEFSAVLDKAFGDPDRQRKALVRVNTMKQGKRDFEEFLNEFDEELLNAGGINWDDNQ
- a CDS encoding uncharacterized protein (transcript_id=CADANIAT00008875); this encodes MPTALKATSVGWLLISVGHVRQLGAKEWQSSPQFRALPANADTCARVGWYQGSAFFLVNALLNYNWSQAPEQLKNPINKIAAVIMAASMLGSSVGYFKGGVSKNGAVVAIMGLLQAYAALRDAQQPFRRAQSINNGPTALLAAYLGDAAAAVEHHGIDIYVFRLAIGGISYIRARPKHCDRPDALRARNL
- a CDS encoding uncharacterized protein (transcript_id=CADANIAT00008874) is translated as MSTKTKLADMLGFRSSLGAATLFLLVDITCEADGIFVPEDEPDLVRFVKAQHAKKTMLRPGGNGHGFGNLTTCVNKQQHPALHEHGLQVQNVGSEKVQNYIGAATTGTHGTGKQNQNLATQIMGLRVLGARGNVHLVNKQQNPDLPKAFCVSIGALGIITEVTLNAESLSYMKRTSKVIQASENITELYAQIAEIGAKYQQVNIIGPNLDWNADRQDLVLKPELTLVYWEDTSYGAVQNCSDFCANDCGLFCYRGFMGQFEHIVPIEHLADTGIDYLTHAKSQAERMRLYQDVDVDGESRTGYRSDDVTVITRDHPPYQGRQYLVLSAKHVRAASQRKRRLRGPQVLLDSLVQQLHHAVVSPGTGERVYPAVWGEV